Genomic window (Acidobacteriota bacterium):
CTTCGTCGCAATGACATTAACTTCACCAGAGACCCGTTTTGCAGACCTGATGCAGCCCGATGCGTCTGTTTTCTTCCAGACCGCACCGCAGGACTTTCCGGCTACGGACACAAACCCGTACTGATCGAAATCAAGCGTCGCAAGCCGACGGTCCGCCGCCGATTCGATGTAGATCCTGTTGATCTTTACGCCTGCGGCGACGGAAGTTACTTCGGCATCGACCGCCATATCGACGGGCCCGGTAAGATCTTCAAACTTCGGTTTGTTCGAATCGGTCATAGCGAACAGTCCGGCCAAGATCACGATAAACATTACGAAAATGGAGGCTCCGATCATGAACGCGGCTTTTGATTCCGAACGACCGACTTTTGAAACGCTATCCGGCAACGCTTGAATGTTCAGCGGAACTGCGTCAGACGAGGGCGAAACTTGCGTTGGCGCCGGAACGTAAGCCGGCTGATCCGTACGCGAGATCACCGTTCTGACCTCGGTCCGCTGTTCATTCACCGGATTCGTACGAAAGCTCACGACCGTTTGAACTTCGGGATCCGGCAGAACCGGAGTCACTCCGTGAGGTGTTGGGATCGTCGCACCCTCCATCGACTGAGGGGCGGAGATGCGGACGCCGGGGTTAAATGCCAAGGTCCGGTCCGGTTCGCTGATGCTCCGCATCGCATCTTCCAGATCCCGGCGCATCTCCGCAGCGCTCGAATAACGAAGCGCCGGATCTTTGGCCAGTGCTTTGGCCATAATCGCCCTGGGGCCGTATGGAACGTCAGCCGGCAACGGTTCGAACGGCTTTGTGAGGATCGCGAAAAGCCGTTCCGTCGGATGATCCTGCGGAAACGGCAAACGGCCCGACAGCAAGATGTAGAAGACGATTCCTACCGCCCAAATGTCGGTTCGCTCGTTCCGGACGCCGTCGAAGGCCTCCGGAGCCATATACGCATCGGTGCCGAAAACGGTTGAGCTTTGCGAATTGAGGTTCATCACCCGCGAGATGCCGAAATCGGTCAACCGGGGCGTTTCGCCCTGCAAAAGGATGTTCGCGGGCTTTATGTCACGATGCACGATCTGCCGGCCGTGAAGAAACTCTAGTCCCTTGAGGACATCGATCGTGATTTCAAGCGAGCGCCGCACCGGCAACCGTCCCTCGGAAGCGATCTTGTCGGAAAGCGAACCACCGTCAGCATATTCACTGACGATCAAAACCTGACCGTCGACGATATCGGCGTCAATTATCGGAAGAACATTGGGATGACCGCTCGCGAGTTCCCAAACTTCCGCCTCGCGTTTGATCGCCGTCAGATCGACAGTTTCCTGAAGCGGGAATTTGACCGCGACCTTTTTCGTGACGAATTGGGTTTCCTTTTGCGCGAGCCAGACCTCACCGAAACCGCCGCGCCCAAGCTTTCGCAAAAGCGTGTAGTTCCCGATTCGTTGTCCGGCATCGAACATCGTTCTTGAAACTCCAAAGTCAGAATATCACAGAACTTTGCGCGTCTCACTTAGCGGGAATCGGCCTTAGCACAGATGTGAAAAATCCTGTCGACGGACTGCGATTTCGGTCCGGAAAACGGCCGTTGACCGGACGTCCAGCCAAAATCCCGCAGTTCGCCGACGGTCGCCGTTTTTGCACCGACACACCGCAACGGCCGATTGCTTGAGATGATAAATTGGTCTTGGATCCAGTCTATGTAAACCCTGGAGATTTAACAAAGGCCACCTGAAGGCGGGACTCCAAACTACTTCAGCGCGTATCGCTGGAGCGTGAACAGTTGCCCGATTCCCTTTTCGGCGAGGTCGAGCATCGCGTTCATTTGGTCGCGGTTGAATGGTTCGCGTTCGGCGGTGCCCTGAAGTTCGATGAACTTGCCGGAACCGGTGCAGATCACGTTCATATCGACCTCGGCGGTCGAATCCTCTTCGTAGCAGAGATCAAGCACCGGTGTCCCGTGGACGATTCCGACACTCACCGCGGCGACCTCGGAAATGATCGGATTTTTGCGGATCTTGCCGTCAATAAGCAGTTTCTTGACCGCGAGGGCGAGCGCGACGCACGCGCCCGTGATCGCCGCGCAGCGCGTTCCGCCGTCGGCTTGCAGAACGTCGCAATCAAGCATTATTTGCCTCTCACCGAGCAAGGAAGTGTCGACTACCGCCCGCAAGCTGCGTCCGATCAATCGTTGGATCTCCTGAGTGCGGCCGGACGGGCGGAGCGTTTCGCGGTTCGTCCGCGTATGCGTCGAACGCGGCAGCATCGCGTATTCGGCCGTCACCCAACCGATTCCTTTGTTCCGCAGAAACGGCGGAACGCGTTCCTCGACGGACGCCGTGCAAATGACCTTCGTGTTGCCGATCTCGATCAGCGCCGAGCCTTCCGCGTAAGGCGAAACGTTCGGGGTTATTTTCGTCTCGCGCAATTGTTCAAGAGCGCGTCCGTCTGTTCTTTCGTAACTCATAATATATTCTTGCCTTCGGAGTTCCGCCTTGTTTGGAGTTCCGCGTGGGTTGGAGTTCCGCCTTTAGGCGGCGAACTCCGGAGCAATGCCGCCTGAAGGCGGAACTCCAAACGCAGAACTCCAAACTCGGAACTCAACGCCAATTCTAAACTTCCTTGACTTCGATCGCTTCCAGTTTCGACGGCTTGGCGCCGAGGAATCGTTCGGCAACACGGCCGAATCGATCGGCGGCGTCGGTCACATAAAAATGATCCAGATCGTCGCAAAGCC
Coding sequences:
- a CDS encoding serine/threonine protein kinase: MFDAGQRIGNYTLLRKLGRGGFGEVWLAQKETQFVTKKVAVKFPLQETVDLTAIKREAEVWELASGHPNVLPIIDADIVDGQVLIVSEYADGGSLSDKIASEGRLPVRRSLEITIDVLKGLEFLHGRQIVHRDIKPANILLQGETPRLTDFGISRVMNLNSQSSTVFGTDAYMAPEAFDGVRNERTDIWAVGIVFYILLSGRLPFPQDHPTERLFAILTKPFEPLPADVPYGPRAIMAKALAKDPALRYSSAAEMRRDLEDAMRSISEPDRTLAFNPGVRISAPQSMEGATIPTPHGVTPVLPDPEVQTVVSFRTNPVNEQRTEVRTVISRTDQPAYVPAPTQVSPSSDAVPLNIQALPDSVSKVGRSESKAAFMIGASIFVMFIVILAGLFAMTDSNKPKFEDLTGPVDMAVDAEVTSVAAGVKINRIYIESAADRRLATLDFDQYGFVSVAGKSCGAVWKKTDASGCIRSAKRVSGEVNVIATKKVRKDHAIAFFEVLRDAGISKINLIAEER
- the rph gene encoding ribonuclease PH, whose product is MSYERTDGRALEQLRETKITPNVSPYAEGSALIEIGNTKVICTASVEERVPPFLRNKGIGWVTAEYAMLPRSTHTRTNRETLRPSGRTQEIQRLIGRSLRAVVDTSLLGERQIMLDCDVLQADGGTRCAAITGACVALALAVKKLLIDGKIRKNPIISEVAAVSVGIVHGTPVLDLCYEEDSTAEVDMNVICTGSGKFIELQGTAEREPFNRDQMNAMLDLAEKGIGQLFTLQRYALK